In a single window of the Zonotrichia leucophrys gambelii isolate GWCS_2022_RI chromosome 2, RI_Zleu_2.0, whole genome shotgun sequence genome:
- the CDH19 gene encoding cadherin-19 → MNSLVLLRLMVMLVQLWPCSPSTRNSSAQNTAQSFTPVRRVKRSWLWEPLFVTEEQISPEPVYIGQVKSDLDKEDGNLEYILAGEGAGSFFDIDKYTGKIYVKQKLDREKKPFYILTAKAINRSTQLRVEPDSEFIIKVRDINDNEPQFLDGPYVATVPEMSPEGTSVTQVTATDADDPSYGNGARLLYSLVEGQPYFSVEPKTGVIRMASGMDRETKDQYLVIIQAKDMVGQPGAFSATATVTINLSDVNDNPPEFQQRLYYMSVSEEAPVGTTVGKVFAEDRDTGDNAAMDYFIEADSPDVFNIITNEETQEGIILLKKRVDYESKRRYSIQVKAVNRYIDERFLKEGPFEDTTIVKINVEDADEPPVFTLDNYVMEIDEGAMRGALVGAVTARDPDDDESPVRYSIVHSSRLKRLFSINEHNGAIIATEPLDRERASWHNITVTATETRNPEKISEANVYVQVLDVNDNAPEFPKNYETFVCENAVSGQLIQSISAVDQDDSAEGHHFYFSLAQEDSNSSHFTVKDNQDNTAGIFTAKSGFSRQEQFFFYLPILIQDNGTPPLTSTNTLTVTVCDCDTEVNTFYCRYGTFMYSLGLSTEGLVAALACILIFLVFFLAIVAIRQQQQQQHKKPPFSEKMEDFRENIVSYDDEGGGEEDTEAFDISALRTRTVMRTHKPRKKVASEIQSLYRQSLQVGPDSAIFRQFISEKLEEANTDPSVPPYDSLQTYAFEGTGSLAGSLSSLGSSTSDMDQSYDYLADWGPHFKQLAGMYASHRTVGD, encoded by the exons ATGAATTCCTTGGTATTGCTACGCCTCATGGTGATGCTGGTTCAACTTTGGCCTTGCTCTCCCAGCACACGGAACTCCAGCGCTCAAAACACAGCTCAGTCTTTCACACCAGTTCGAAGAGTGAAACGTAGctggctgtgggaacctctttTTGTAACTGAGGAACAGATTTCGCCGGAACCTGTGTATATTGGACAG GTGAAATCAGATTTAGACAAAGAGGATGGCAACTTAGAATACATTTTGGCCggggagggagctggaagcTTTTTTGACATTGACAAATATACTGGCAAAATTTATGTAAAACAAAAGTTGGATCGAGAAAAGAAACCTTTCTACATTTTAACAGCAAAAGCAATTAACCGGAGCACCCAGCTTCGTGTTGAACCTGATTCAGAATTTATCATCAAGGTTCGAGATATCAATGACAATGAACCTCAGTTCCTGGATGGACCTTATGTGGCCACTGTTCCAGAGATGTCGCCTGAAG gTACTTCGGTTACACAGGTAACAGCTACAGATGCTGATGATCCTTCTTATGGGAATGGTGCTCGTCTGCTTTACAGTCTTGTTGAGGGACAGCCTTATTTCTCAGTGGAGCCGAAGACAG GGGTCATTAGAATGGCTTCCGGAATGGATAGAGAAACAAAAGATCAGTATTTGGTCATCATTCAAGCCAAAGATATGGTTGGGCAACCAGGAGCATTTTCTGCAACAGCCACTGTTACCATCAATCTCTCTGACGTCAATGACAATCCACCTGAATTTCAGCAAC gACTCTACTACATGAGTGTCTCCGAAGAGGCTCCCGTGGGCACCACCGTAGGCAAAGTCTTTGCAGAAGACAGAGACACTGGGGACAACGCAGCCATGGACTATTTCATTGAAGCAGATAGCCCAGATGTTTTTAACATCATTACTAACGAAGAGACTCAAGAAGGAATTATCTTACTAAAAAAG AGAGTGGATTATGAGAGCAAAAGGAGATACAGTATTCAAGTAAAAGCTGTAAATAGATACATTGATGAGCGTTTTTTGAAAGAAGGACCATTTGAAGACACAACCATTGTCAAAATCAATGTGGAAGATGCTGATGAACCTCCAGTTTTTACCTTGGACAACTATGTGATGGAGATTGATGAAGGAGCTATGAGGGGCGCACTGGTTGGGGCTGTAACTGCCAGAGATCCAGATGATGATGAGAGTCCAGTCAG GTACTCCATTGTCCACAGCAGTCGTTTAAAGAGACTGTTCAGCATCAATGAACACAATGGAGCAATCATTGCCACTGAACCTCTGGACCGAGAGAGAGCTTCTTGGCACAACATAACTGTTACAGCCACAGAAACAA gaaatcctgaaaaaatttCGGAAGCAAATGTGTATGTTCAAGTTCTTGATGTTAATGATAATGCACCAGAATTTCCTAAAAATTATGAAACATTTGTTTgtgaaaatgcagtttctggACAG TTAATTCAAAGCATCAGTGCAGTGGATCAAGATGACTCAGCAGAAGGtcaccatttttatttctcattggCTCAGGAGGACTCAAACAGCTCACATTTTACTGTCAAAGACAATCAAG ATAACACAGCTGgaattttcacagcaaaaaGTGGCTTCAGCAGGCAAGAGCagttttttttctacttgccaaTCTTAATTCAGGATAATGGAACCCCACCGCTGACGAGCACAAATACTCTCACTGTCACTGTCTGCGACTGTGACACGGAAGTTAACACCTTCTACTGCCGATATGGAACTTTCATGTATTCCTTGGGTCTCAGCACAGAGGGTTTAGTTGCTGCTTTGGCTTGCATATTAATATTCCTTG tGTTCTTTTTGGCAATTGTAGCCataaggcagcagcagcagcagcagcacaagaagCCTCCCTTTTCAGAGAAGATGGAAGATTTCAGAGAGAACATTGTCAGTTATGACGATGAAGGAGGGGGCGAGGAGGACACAGAAGCCTTTGATATTTCAGCACTGAGGACACGCACTGTCATGCGAACACACAAACCTCGGAAGAAGGTGGCCTCTGAAATCCAGAGCCTCTACAGGCAGTCTCTGCAGGTTGGCCCAGACAGCGCAATTTTCAGGCAATTCATTTCAGAAAAGCTGGAAGAAGCAAATACGGATCCTAGCGTTCCTCCCTATGACTCTCTTCAGACGTACGCGTTTGAGGGGACTGGCTCCTTGGCAGGATCCCTCAGCTCGTTGGGTTCAAGCACCTcagacatggatcagagctaTGACTACCTTGCAGACTGGGGACCTCACTTTAAGCAGCTTGCAGGCATGTATGCTTCCCACAGAACTGTGGGGGATTAG